The window TCGGAGAGAACGCGTATAGGGCATATTTAAATGCGTGGGGGAACGAGGGAACCCTTTTGTAGACTACTGGTCTACTAGAGTTACGTTTTCCATATTTAAGCATGTTTATTAAAAGCAGAATAGAagcaaaacaatagtttgttttGTACATTAGGCCTATGAAAAATAGATTTTCTTTAGGACATTCATGCCTGTCCAGGACTTCAAAATAATAGCTGAgttcagggcggcaggtagcgtagtgggtaagagcgttgtgccagtaaccgaaaagtcgctggttctaatccctgagccaactaggtgaaaaatctgtcgatgtgcccttaagcaaggcacttaaccctaactgcacctgtaagttgctctggataagagcgtctgctaaatgactaaaatgtaaatattaaaaTGCCCAGCTGTCTTCTTTACTTCTGTGTGTTTTGAGCTGATGATGCACATAATCTCACCACGTGCCTTCTCACTACAATGACTAGGGATCCCCCCAGTCACTAGGCTACTGAATATAAAGCATTCTTGGAGAACACCTTTGTTAAGATCATCTAAGTGATTTAAGTCTACTGTACTCAACCACTACAACCCGAAAAGTAcacctggcctacctgttgctcCACATACTGCCACTCCCTCCGGTCACCTCACCTGGAACCAAGAGATACAAACATTGCCTGGGGCCAAAGTACATGTGTAGTCTGGGGAATGTTGTTGGCTTCAGTTCAGCAGCTGTATGGTATTATAATTCCTCTCTGTTTATGATTTGTGCAATACTTCTAGAATGGCCGTATTTCTATAGGCCTATTCTATATACATATAGGTCATTGATCCGTTTTTCAGGTATTAGTAACGCCTGTGTATTGTTGAATCAGTTTACACTCATGAGGAACTTTAGCATTCTTTTCAATGACCTAACTGAAATCATACATAATGTCAAATGCTACATAGCCATTGGGACCCTCCTAAATTGAGGACATAACATCATTTACACATCATTAGGCCTACCCCTTGTGATTACAATGTCAAGTTGTTCAATATTTTCTTCCACAAATAGGACAGTTGCATATTATCACATATCATCAATAATTATGTGGTCTAGATTAGGCCTAGGGTGTGTACCACATTGGTATTTATACATAGGCACAGGCCTACAGGCTGTGAAACTAGCCTGGATAGGACAATTAGCCTATATTCCACATTATCACCATGGGACAATATATGTCCTATGGTAAAACACAAATAACACAGTATTAAAGCCTATGGATTACTATAGCATTGTGTTGAAAGTAGCTACAAATAACGTTAACCATAAATAGCTTTACTTTGTTCTATTCTGACACAGCTGACCATTAGTGTCCCATATTCCAGTTTTCATAACAGCCAGTTCTGTGTTGTTGTCTTTCCTTAACGTCGTGTTCcttctcttgcacatctatcattccagtgttaatactaattgtaattattttgcactatggcctatttattgccttacctccataacttgctacatttgcacacactgtatatatattttctgttgtattttttgactttatgtatttttaccccatatgtaactctgtgttgttgtttttatcgcactgctttgctttatcttggccaggtcgcagttgtaaatgagaacttgttctctactggcttacctggttaaataaaggtgaaataaaataaataaaaaaggtcTAGGTTCAAAATATACATACAGGAGGATTCTAATATCCCAGAACTCTAGCAATTCATGGGACTATAATCAATGGAGCTGGTCCCAATGAATTTGTTGTTTTCGAACGCTTCTGCATGGAATTACTTCATTGTGTTCAACCTTCCAATCTTCGACCTCGGTTCCTGTCAGCCAATTGTAGCCGATCTCGGGATAGTTCTATACTTCCCAGCAGGGCCCGCCCATTTAACAGGATGCACCATATAAGGTAAATTACGTCGACGGGATCTCCTTCTGGAACGTTCCATTTCTTGGGAAAGGCAACTTTGAAGTTCTAACTTTTTATCTTAtgccaataaacaaaacaaaaaagcaaGTTTAAGTCCAGAATTAATTTGTTGGATACTTTAAAATGTGTTACAAGTCTCAAAATTAGTGTTTAGTATGTTCATAACCCGTTGTTATGTTGCGCTCCTCACCCATTCAAGGGAGGTACGTCCCATTCACGTCACGATTATTTCTTCGCCAGACCGTTAGCAAGCCTATAAAAACCATGCGAACTGTCAGAGTCTGTAGTCAAACTTTTCGCAGCAGAAGAAAGGACGGAAGAATCGAAAGAGACACGACAACACAGGGTAGGGTCACGTTCAACACCAGCTAACCTGCTAAAAGGATCACTTGACTTTGACAGCTTTAGCCGACGCCTACTTTCGTTTAACTTTATTTGGAATTTATCGAGTTTCTTCGTGATCTCCTGAAACGATGATGTACTCCGCTTTCAACACGGATTGTGACTCTTCTTCTCGCTGTAGTACTGCTTCTCCAGCCGGCGATAACCTGGCTTACTACAACTCTCCTGAGGGATCTTACTCCAGCATGGGCTCTCCCCAATCTCAGGTATATTGATCATTTTAATGTAGCATATTGACTTTCTTTCAATTTCATTAAATACATGTTATAAGTGTAATAACCACGCAGTAATGGTGGATTATAAACCATGCAATCCCAGAGATACTGTATGCAGCTAAACCTTATTAATGTAGTCGTATCTTATTATATATGTTATATTATAACAGTGCATGAAGTTTCCCTTCTAGTAGATGCTGAAGCATATAAAACTAGACGCTTCTAAAGCATCTCTGCTCTACAACAGAACACTGACTATACactcctgtagttcattcattcAGCAAGCAGCGAGGAAACTCTAGAGATGTTAAGCGTCATGGCTTACATCACTAGGGATATTTATAAACCCTATGGCTTTTAATAGACTTACCAACCGGCTTCATTAATATGCATGAGTGAAATGATGCAGTGCATTGCTTCAGCAGCATCACCCACCCTCCCCAGTACCCTACCCTCTGTCTATATATTCTCCTGTACTGACTGATTTCCCTCCTTATTCTGTAACAGGACTTCACAGACCTGACTTCAGTGTCCAGTGGTTCGTCCTTCATCCCTACTGTTACAGCCATCTCTGCCAGCCCAGACCTGCAGTGGATGGTCCAGCCGCTTTCCTCTGTGGCCCCTTCTCACAGAGCCCATCCCTACAGCGCCAGCCCCCCAACCTACACTAAAGCCATGAGGAACAAGGGCCACAGCTCTGGGCGCAGAGGCAAAATGGAACAGGTAATTCTCTTAACTGAGCTTAAAGCTGGTCTATGGGACTATACTGTTGCAACAAATAATGTACACCACTTTCGTTTTGAATATGGAGAACAGTGCGTGTAGGGTTTAATGATGACATTTGCATTGAATTGGAGGACTGCTGGAACTTAATTTtcgtgttttttttcttctatagCTTTctcctgaggaggaggagaagaagagagtccGTAGAGAGAGGAACAAGCAAGCAGCAGCTAAATGCCGCAACCGGAGGAGGGAGCTCACTGACACTCTGCAGGGTGAAACTGACGAGCTGGAGGATGAGAAGTCTGCTCTCCAGAACGACATCGCCAACCTGCTCAAAGAGAAAGAGAAGTTAGAGTTCATCCTGGCAGCCCACCAGCCCATCTGCAAGATCCCCTCTGATATGGACACTGCTTTCCCCACCGTCGTCCCCAACCACGGGGTCTCCATCCAGCTGTCCCAGCCTCAGCGCATGGTCTCCAGCTCTGCTGCTCCCCTCACCTCCACCTCGGCCTCCATATTCTCCAGCAGTCCCTTCCTGTCCACCGCCTCAATCTCAGTCTCCGACGTCAAGTTGGCCGACCTGGACACAGCCTGCCTGGAGGAGTCCCTTTCTC of the Coregonus clupeaformis isolate EN_2021a unplaced genomic scaffold, ASM2061545v1 scaf0069, whole genome shotgun sequence genome contains:
- the LOC121556166 gene encoding proto-oncogene c-Fos — its product is MMYSAFNTDCDSSSRCSTASPAGDNLAYYNSPEGSYSSMGSPQSQDFTDLTSVSSGSSFIPTVTAISASPDLQWMVQPLSSVAPSHRAHPYSASPPTYTKAMRNKGHSSGRRGKMEQLSPEEEEKKRVRRERNKQAAAKCRNRRRELTDTLQGETDELEDEKSALQNDIANLLKEKEKLEFILAAHQPICKIPSDMDTAFPTVVPNHGVSIQLSQPQRMVSSSAAPLTSTSASIFSSSPFLSTASISVSDVKLADLDTACLEESLSLLTKTELETARSVPEVDLTSSLYTQDWEPLYSTANNDFEPLCTPVVTCTPSCTTYKSSFVFTYPEAEAFPTCGVAHRRGSTSNDQSSDSLNSPTLLAL